In Rubrobacter radiotolerans DSM 5868, a genomic segment contains:
- the cas5c gene encoding type I-C CRISPR-associated protein Cas5c, giving the protein MIYEPPLEVEVWGEFACFTRPEFGVERVSYEVMTPSAARGILEAIFWKPEFRWVVREIAVLRPIRHFSILRNEMNSTQSERSARSWEANGGGYFADEDRAQRHTLCLRDVAYRIRADIELKAHATDNVAKYRDQFRRRVKRGQCFNQPYLGTREFSAFFGPPNGEQKPVDVTDDLGLMLLDMDFEPDGKGRVSYAEHGPEGRKIVKANARPKFFRARLEGGVLKVPQETSGGRL; this is encoded by the coding sequence ATGATTTACGAACCGCCGCTCGAAGTAGAGGTGTGGGGAGAGTTCGCTTGCTTCACGCGCCCGGAATTCGGAGTGGAACGGGTCAGCTACGAGGTGATGACCCCGAGCGCGGCACGCGGGATACTGGAGGCAATCTTCTGGAAACCGGAGTTCCGGTGGGTGGTGCGGGAGATCGCGGTCCTGCGGCCGATCCGCCACTTCTCGATCCTTCGCAACGAGATGAACAGCACGCAGAGCGAGCGTTCGGCGCGTAGCTGGGAGGCGAACGGTGGCGGGTATTTCGCCGACGAAGACCGCGCCCAGCGACATACCCTCTGCCTGAGGGACGTAGCGTACAGAATCCGCGCCGACATCGAGCTGAAAGCTCATGCAACGGACAACGTCGCGAAGTACCGCGACCAGTTCAGGAGGCGCGTGAAGCGTGGGCAGTGCTTCAACCAGCCGTACCTCGGGACCAGAGAGTTCTCCGCGTTCTTCGGACCGCCGAACGGAGAACAAAAGCCAGTAGACGTAACCGACGACCTCGGCCTCATGCTCCTCGACATGGACTTCGAGCCGGACGGTAAGGGCAGGGTCTCCTACGCCGAACACGGCCCGGAGGGCAGAAAGATAGTCAAGGCAAACGCCCGCCCGAAGTTCTTTCGGGCGAGGCTGGAGGGGGGAGTATTGAAAGTTCCGCAAGAGACGAGCGGAGGACGGCTGTGA
- the cas8c gene encoding type I-C CRISPR-associated protein Cas8c/Csd1, whose product MILRRLVEYADTRMELPPPMYGEIPVRWMIRLNKDGELEGFSRLGGEDKATKRGRNLMVPTVVRAAGIKPKLLVDNGEYVLGVGREGADEKKVAERHRRFLELVENCALETGVEGVRAVATFLKAWDAGKHEGTLPEDFDPQDNIAFTVGGTEPTESRAVKDFWANSTLAGEGPRMECLVTGRLGPVEQRLPVKVKGLTGIGGQAAGTSLISANKEPFESYGLKNSLTSPISRDAGERFGKALNYLIADEKSRVFIGPSVYVFWTREESAFDPVVMTKPTAESVKLLFDSPVSGLERAGVGSDDFYALALSASGGRAVVRDWLETTVPDVEKKLKRWFVAQRIVTVRGENPEPLGLYALAASAYRDAAKEMTPQVPAALVRAAIKGGRLPEDLIARAVRRNRSESDVTRPRAALIKLVMTYAGGEGAEMAEKLEKLDVESKDAAYNCGRLLAELEALQRAAIPGVKATIVDRYYGAASSTPASVFGTLMRGHTAHIGKVRKERPGVAVAIQDRIGEITTNIGATFPPTLMMREQGVFALGYYHQRASNRAEARAAREAREGRNGEEN is encoded by the coding sequence GTGATACTCCGCAGGCTCGTCGAGTACGCCGACACGAGGATGGAACTCCCGCCACCGATGTACGGCGAGATTCCAGTGCGATGGATGATTCGCCTGAACAAAGACGGTGAACTGGAAGGGTTCTCCAGGCTCGGCGGAGAAGATAAGGCTACGAAGCGCGGTAGAAACCTCATGGTACCGACGGTCGTGAGAGCGGCCGGTATCAAGCCGAAGCTCCTCGTGGATAATGGCGAGTACGTTCTCGGAGTCGGGAGGGAAGGGGCCGACGAAAAGAAGGTGGCGGAGCGGCACCGCAGGTTTTTAGAACTCGTCGAGAACTGCGCCTTGGAAACCGGGGTTGAGGGCGTTCGGGCGGTCGCCACGTTCCTCAAAGCCTGGGACGCCGGGAAGCATGAGGGGACGCTGCCGGAGGACTTCGATCCGCAGGACAACATCGCGTTCACGGTCGGTGGAACGGAGCCGACGGAGTCACGGGCCGTCAAGGACTTCTGGGCGAACAGCACGCTCGCGGGCGAGGGCCCGCGGATGGAATGTCTCGTTACGGGACGCCTCGGTCCGGTCGAGCAGCGTCTCCCGGTCAAGGTCAAGGGGCTTACCGGGATCGGCGGTCAGGCCGCCGGGACCTCCCTTATCTCCGCCAACAAGGAGCCTTTCGAGTCCTACGGTCTGAAAAACTCGCTCACGTCTCCCATCTCTCGCGACGCCGGAGAGCGTTTCGGGAAGGCGTTGAATTACCTGATCGCCGACGAAAAGTCGCGAGTGTTTATTGGTCCGTCGGTCTACGTCTTCTGGACCCGCGAGGAGAGCGCGTTCGACCCGGTCGTGATGACCAAACCAACGGCCGAGAGCGTGAAGCTGCTCTTCGATTCGCCGGTCTCCGGGCTAGAGAGAGCGGGGGTTGGATCGGACGACTTCTACGCTCTGGCGCTCTCTGCGAGCGGTGGACGGGCGGTCGTGCGCGACTGGCTGGAGACCACGGTCCCCGACGTGGAGAAGAAACTGAAACGCTGGTTCGTGGCCCAGAGGATCGTGACCGTCCGGGGGGAGAATCCCGAACCGCTCGGGCTGTACGCGCTCGCTGCGAGTGCATACCGGGACGCGGCTAAGGAGATGACGCCGCAGGTCCCGGCCGCGCTGGTTCGGGCGGCGATAAAGGGCGGCAGGCTGCCGGAGGACCTTATTGCCCGCGCCGTGCGCCGCAACCGTTCGGAGAGCGATGTTACGAGGCCGAGAGCGGCCCTGATAAAGCTGGTGATGACCTACGCTGGAGGAGAGGGAGCAGAGATGGCGGAGAAGCTGGAGAAGCTGGACGTGGAATCGAAGGACGCGGCCTACAACTGCGGGCGGCTGCTCGCGGAGCTGGAGGCGTTGCAGCGGGCCGCGATACCGGGTGTCAAGGCGACCATCGTGGACCGCTACTACGGCGCGGCGTCGAGCACGCCCGCGAGCGTCTTCGGAACGCTGATGCGCGGCCATACGGCGCACATCGGGAAGGTGAGAAAGGAACGTCCCGGCGTCGCGGTGGCGATCCAGGACAGGATAGGGGAGATCACGACGAACATAGGAGCTACCTTCCCCCCGACCCTGATGATGCGCGAACAGGGCGT
- a CDS encoding CRISPR-associated helicase/endonuclease Cas3 — translation MKGKYYAHTPATGSERWHDLVSHLERTAERAHKHASKFGAGELGRLAGLWHDIGKFNPAFQDYLKECYRAETSGEKAPRGGSVPHAVYGAVHALHSVQALAAVIHGHHAGLPNQAKYRDSTEQDSTKHTYDKVFSLAKEVLEGLEFDGDLRSLFTDAPRDELQMEVLQRMLFSSLVDADFLDTEHHFDPDIAGDRGAVVSVGELWEVFERDQASLHSSARSDSPVNRVRREVYEACVESASGRRGVFRLSVPTGGGKTRSGLAFALRHAVEHDLDRVIVAVPFTSIIEQTADVYREIFAPLGDGALLEHHSAVRRVADDELDLQEEPREAERLEADRTRARLATQNWDAPLVVTTTVQLFESLFANRTSRCRKLHNVAKSVIVLDEVQTLPVSLLAPTVDLLRELVRRYGVTVALCTATQPALDESGRYLEGFEDVRDVVAEDRAREHFRSLRRVEYRVPRARWTWEEVAENLLSASPERRAVVVVNTKKDALALLDRLGDGSVLHLSTLLCGAHRRDVLEEVGRRLGADEPCLLVATQVVEAGVDLDFPVVFRAMGPLDRIVQAAGRCNREGKLALPGKVVVFEPEEGRMPPGEYRIGADEARNMLENGRDLHDPEVFREYFRNLYQGVDTDARGIQKLRKEFDFPEVARRYRLISDASVPVIVRYGEAWTEGGEMDELVGKIRKRGIFGRDHRRLQPYAVSMFEREFEKRRDETEPIAEGVFLWNGKYDALRGIESAGVDPEGLIW, via the coding sequence ATGAAGGGGAAGTACTACGCGCATACACCGGCGACCGGAAGCGAGAGGTGGCACGACCTTGTTTCCCACCTGGAAAGGACTGCGGAACGCGCACATAAGCATGCGTCGAAGTTCGGGGCGGGGGAGCTCGGACGACTCGCGGGGCTCTGGCACGATATCGGAAAGTTCAATCCGGCGTTCCAGGACTACTTGAAGGAATGCTACAGGGCCGAAACGTCCGGAGAGAAGGCCCCGAGGGGCGGAAGTGTTCCGCACGCGGTTTACGGTGCGGTTCATGCTCTGCATTCGGTGCAGGCTCTCGCCGCAGTAATACACGGTCATCATGCCGGACTGCCCAACCAGGCGAAATACCGGGACTCCACGGAGCAAGACAGTACAAAGCATACCTACGATAAAGTCTTCTCTCTGGCGAAGGAAGTCTTGGAGGGGCTGGAGTTCGACGGAGATCTGCGCTCGCTGTTCACGGACGCACCGCGAGACGAGCTTCAGATGGAGGTCCTTCAGAGGATGCTCTTTTCGTCGCTCGTGGATGCGGACTTTCTCGACACCGAGCATCATTTCGATCCCGACATCGCTGGAGATCGTGGCGCGGTGGTTTCGGTCGGGGAGCTGTGGGAGGTCTTCGAGCGGGATCAGGCATCCCTGCATTCCAGCGCAAGATCGGACTCTCCCGTAAACAGGGTTCGTCGAGAGGTCTACGAGGCGTGTGTAGAGTCTGCGAGCGGAAGACGAGGTGTGTTCCGGTTGAGCGTCCCTACAGGAGGTGGGAAGACCCGGAGCGGGCTTGCCTTCGCGCTGCGGCACGCCGTGGAGCACGACCTCGACCGGGTCATAGTCGCCGTTCCCTTCACCTCGATCATAGAGCAGACGGCTGACGTGTACCGGGAGATCTTCGCTCCGCTCGGGGACGGCGCCTTACTGGAACACCACTCCGCGGTCCGACGTGTAGCCGACGACGAGCTCGACCTCCAGGAGGAGCCACGCGAGGCCGAGCGGCTCGAAGCGGACCGGACGAGAGCCAGGCTCGCTACCCAGAACTGGGATGCGCCGCTCGTCGTAACCACGACCGTGCAGCTCTTCGAGAGTCTCTTTGCGAACCGAACGAGCCGCTGCCGCAAGCTGCACAACGTAGCGAAGAGCGTCATAGTCCTTGACGAGGTCCAGACGCTCCCGGTGAGCCTGCTCGCCCCTACGGTGGACCTCCTTAGAGAGCTCGTCCGGCGCTACGGGGTTACCGTCGCGCTCTGCACCGCGACGCAACCGGCTCTCGACGAGAGCGGCCGGTACCTCGAAGGCTTTGAGGACGTGCGGGACGTAGTGGCAGAAGACCGCGCCAGAGAGCACTTCCGGTCCCTGCGTCGCGTCGAGTACAGAGTGCCGCGAGCCAGGTGGACGTGGGAGGAGGTCGCGGAGAACCTTCTCTCTGCTTCGCCTGAGAGGCGGGCCGTGGTCGTGGTGAACACGAAGAAGGACGCGCTCGCGTTACTGGACCGTCTCGGGGACGGGTCCGTGCTGCACCTCTCGACGCTGCTGTGCGGCGCGCACCGCAGGGACGTGCTTGAGGAAGTCGGGCGCAGGCTGGGCGCGGACGAGCCGTGTCTTCTCGTGGCGACGCAGGTGGTGGAGGCTGGCGTTGACCTCGACTTTCCCGTGGTCTTCCGGGCAATGGGACCGCTCGACAGGATCGTCCAGGCCGCCGGACGCTGCAACCGCGAGGGTAAGCTGGCCTTGCCCGGGAAGGTTGTCGTCTTCGAGCCGGAGGAGGGCAGGATGCCGCCGGGCGAGTACCGGATCGGGGCCGACGAGGCACGAAACATGCTCGAAAACGGGAGGGACCTTCACGACCCGGAGGTGTTCCGCGAGTATTTCAGGAACCTCTACCAGGGAGTTGACACAGACGCGCGGGGCATCCAGAAGCTCCGGAAGGAGTTCGACTTCCCGGAGGTGGCGCGCAGGTACAGGCTCATCTCGGACGCGAGCGTTCCGGTGATCGTACGCTACGGCGAAGCGTGGACTGAGGGTGGGGAGATGGACGAGCTCGTGGGGAAGATCCGGAAACGTGGGATCTTCGGACGGGACCACCGCAGACTCCAGCCATACGCCGTCTCGATGTTCGAGCGGGAGTTCGAGAAACGCCGGGACGAGACGGAGCCTATCGCCGAGGGCGTCTTTCTGTGGAACGGGAAGTACGACGCGCTGCGCGGCATTGAGAGCGCGGGCGTGGACCCGGAGGGTCTGATCTGGTGA